Proteins encoded in a region of the Mixophyes fleayi isolate aMixFle1 chromosome 5, aMixFle1.hap1, whole genome shotgun sequence genome:
- the FAM133B gene encoding protein FAM133B: protein MGKRDNRVAYMNPIAMARARGPSSSGGPTIQDYLSRPRPTWEEVKEQLEKKKKGSRALAEFEEKMNESWRRELEKHREKVIAGSDSSSKKKEKRRKEKKKSGGLSSSSSASWRSSSPSSSDHSDNETKKKQSKRKKKKKYSRKSSDSGSDSESKDSIKKKKSRDEQEKESNRKSVSRKRRRTDDDDHRYSSCDSSSQSESEEAVYGKKKRSSEEKAYKAKKKKKHKKHSKKKKKAVPSASDSDN, encoded by the exons ATGGGGAAGCGGGACAACCGGGTG GCATACATGAACCCTATCGCCATGGCCCGAGCCAGGGGCCCCTCATCATCCGGCGGTCCAACCATACAGGATTATCTGAGCAGACCCAGGCCTACTTG GGAAGAAGTGAAAGAACAgctggaaaaaaagaagaaaggttCCCGGGCACTGGCGGAGTTTGAGGAAAAGATGAATGAG AGTTGGAGAAGGGAGCTtgaaaaacacagagaaaaagtCATCGCTGGTAGCGATAGTTCCTCAAAGAAGAAGGAG AAACGGAGGAAGGAAAAGAAGAAATCTGGTGGG TTATCTTCATCTTCTTCTGCATCATGGCGTTCTTCTTCTCCCAGCAGTTCTGACCACTCTGATAATGAG ACCAAGAAAAAAcaatcaaaaagaaaaaagaagaaaaagtatTCTCGCAAGTCCTCAGACAGCGGCTCTGACTCTGAAAGCAAG GATTCCATAAAGAAGAAGAAATCCAGAGATGAACAGGAGAAAGAAAGT aaCAGGAAGAGTGTGAGCAGGAAAAGGAGACGTACGGATGATGATGACCACCGATATTCTTCTTGTGACTCTTCATCTCAGTCAGAATCTGAGGAGGCG GTCTATGGGAAAAAGAAGAGAAGCAGTGAGGAGAAAGCT TATAAagccaaaaagaaaaagaagcacaAGAAACAcagcaagaagaagaagaaagctgTTCCCTCGGCCTCTGACTCTGATAACTAA
- the CLXN gene encoding calaxin isoform X1, with translation MSQQLPAMNRKNLQKLAESLCKTARHFTKHEVECLIRLYNTIVGRPIEPNTRGGIDRNTFRNILHNTFTMTDDMIMDRGELLSIRQLAVHNIVTSGTMCIVTSVLFPVFRGFDKDNDGYISVTEWTEGLSVFLRGTLDEKIKYCFEIYDLNSDGFISREEMFHMLKNSLLKQPTEEDPDEGIKDLVEITLKKMDYDHDSKLSYVDFEKAVREENLLLEAFGPCLPDSKNINAFERQVFTEPSDP, from the exons ATGTCCCAGCAGCTGCCGGCCATGAACCGCAAGAACCTGCAGAAGCTGGCCGAGAGCTTGTGCAAAACCGCCAGACATT TCACTAAGCATGAAGTGGAATGCCTCATACGACTGTACAACACAATAGTAGGACGTCCTATAGAGCCAAACACCAGGGGTGGAATAGACCGAAACACCTTCAGGAATATCCTGCACAACACTTTCACAATGACGGATGATATGATCATGGACAGGGGTGAGTTACTGAGCATCAGACAGCTGGCTGTACATAACATTGTAACCTCAGGCACTATGTGCATAGTAACATCAGTCTTATTTCCAGTTTTCCGTGGATTTGACAAAGACAACGACGGTTATATCAGTGTGACTGAATGGACTGAAGGTCTATCTGTATTCCTCCGTGGGACTTTGGATGAAAAGATAAAAT ATTGTTTTGAGATCTACGATCTGAACAGTGACGGATTTATCTCCAGAGAAGAGATGTTCCACATGTTGAAGAATAGCCTTCTGAAGCAGCCCACGGAGGAGGACCCCGACGAGGGGATAAAGGACCTGGTAGAAATTACGCTGAAAAAGATG GATTATGATCATGATAGCAAACTGTCCTATGTGGATTTTGAAAAAGCGGTGAGAGAGGAGAACCTGCTCCTGGAAGCGTTTGGGCCTTGTCTGCCAGACAGTAAG aatATCAACGCCTTTGAAAGACAAGTTTTCACAGAGCCGAGTGACCCCTAG
- the CLXN gene encoding calaxin isoform X2 encodes MSQQLPAMNRKNLQKLAESLCKTARHFTKHEVECLIRLYNTIVGRPIEPNTRGGIDRNTFRNILHNTFTMTDDMIMDRVFRGFDKDNDGYISVTEWTEGLSVFLRGTLDEKIKYCFEIYDLNSDGFISREEMFHMLKNSLLKQPTEEDPDEGIKDLVEITLKKMDYDHDSKLSYVDFEKAVREENLLLEAFGPCLPDSKNINAFERQVFTEPSDP; translated from the exons ATGTCCCAGCAGCTGCCGGCCATGAACCGCAAGAACCTGCAGAAGCTGGCCGAGAGCTTGTGCAAAACCGCCAGACATT TCACTAAGCATGAAGTGGAATGCCTCATACGACTGTACAACACAATAGTAGGACGTCCTATAGAGCCAAACACCAGGGGTGGAATAGACCGAAACACCTTCAGGAATATCCTGCACAACACTTTCACAATGACGGATGATATGATCATGGACAGGG TTTTCCGTGGATTTGACAAAGACAACGACGGTTATATCAGTGTGACTGAATGGACTGAAGGTCTATCTGTATTCCTCCGTGGGACTTTGGATGAAAAGATAAAAT ATTGTTTTGAGATCTACGATCTGAACAGTGACGGATTTATCTCCAGAGAAGAGATGTTCCACATGTTGAAGAATAGCCTTCTGAAGCAGCCCACGGAGGAGGACCCCGACGAGGGGATAAAGGACCTGGTAGAAATTACGCTGAAAAAGATG GATTATGATCATGATAGCAAACTGTCCTATGTGGATTTTGAAAAAGCGGTGAGAGAGGAGAACCTGCTCCTGGAAGCGTTTGGGCCTTGTCTGCCAGACAGTAAG aatATCAACGCCTTTGAAAGACAAGTTTTCACAGAGCCGAGTGACCCCTAG